The Meriones unguiculatus strain TT.TT164.6M chromosome 9, Bangor_MerUng_6.1, whole genome shotgun sequence genome window below encodes:
- the Tmem254 gene encoding transmembrane protein 254 isoform X4: MGAEGFLADAVPVPACSSSTAVEWVIFWPQSVPYQSFGPLGLFTKYLVDHYHGLLRHGYWLSWLIHVGESVYALVLCKHKGITDSQAQFLWFLQTFLFGMASLSILLAYRPKHQKHN; the protein is encoded by the exons ATGGGCGCTGAGGGGTTTCTAGCTGATGCTGTTCCCGTCCCGGCGTGCTCTTCCTCCACGGCCGTAGAG TGGGTGATCTTCTGGCCTCAGAGTGTCCCTTATCAGAGCTTTGGACCCCTGGGTCTCTTCACAAAGTACCTGGTGGACCACTATCACGGCCTGCTACGGCATGG GTATTGGCTTTCTTGGCTGATTCATGTGGGAGAGTCCGTGTATGCCTTGGTATTATGCAA GCATAAAGGAATCACAGATAGCCAGGCCCAGTTCCTGTGGTTCCTACAGACTTTCCTCTTTGGAATGGCCTCTCTTTCCATCCTGCTTGCTTACAGACCAAAGCACCAAAAACACAATTAA
- the Tmem254 gene encoding transmembrane protein 254 isoform X2 yields MGAEGFLADAVPVPACSSSTAVEVLSFGEGRSEWVIFWPQSVPYQSFGPLGLFTKYLVDHYHGLLRHGYWLSWLIHVGESVYALVLCKHKGITDSQAQFLWFLQTFLFGMASLSILLAYRPKHQKHN; encoded by the exons ATGGGCGCTGAGGGGTTTCTAGCTGATGCTGTTCCCGTCCCGGCGTGCTCTTCCTCCACGGCCGTAGAGGTTTTATCCtttggggaggggagaagtgAA TGGGTGATCTTCTGGCCTCAGAGTGTCCCTTATCAGAGCTTTGGACCCCTGGGTCTCTTCACAAAGTACCTGGTGGACCACTATCACGGCCTGCTACGGCATGG GTATTGGCTTTCTTGGCTGATTCATGTGGGAGAGTCCGTGTATGCCTTGGTATTATGCAA GCATAAAGGAATCACAGATAGCCAGGCCCAGTTCCTGTGGTTCCTACAGACTTTCCTCTTTGGAATGGCCTCTCTTTCCATCCTGCTTGCTTACAGACCAAAGCACCAAAAACACAATTAA
- the Tmem254 gene encoding transmembrane protein 254 isoform X1: MVVAKSQARRDPTKYFRAARLWPSLVTALALGYFAWVIFWPQSVPYQSFGPLGLFTKYLVDHYHGLLRHGYWLSWLIHVGESVYALVLCKHKGITDSQAQFLWFLQTFLFGMASLSILLAYRPKHQKHN; encoded by the exons ATGGTGGTGGCCAAGTCGCAAGCCCGTAGGGACCCCACTAAATACTTCCGCGCAGCCAGACTCTGGCCCTCGCTGGTCACTGCCCTGGCGCTGGGATACTTCGCG TGGGTGATCTTCTGGCCTCAGAGTGTCCCTTATCAGAGCTTTGGACCCCTGGGTCTCTTCACAAAGTACCTGGTGGACCACTATCACGGCCTGCTACGGCATGG GTATTGGCTTTCTTGGCTGATTCATGTGGGAGAGTCCGTGTATGCCTTGGTATTATGCAA GCATAAAGGAATCACAGATAGCCAGGCCCAGTTCCTGTGGTTCCTACAGACTTTCCTCTTTGGAATGGCCTCTCTTTCCATCCTGCTTGCTTACAGACCAAAGCACCAAAAACACAATTAA
- the Tmem254 gene encoding transmembrane protein 254 isoform X3, translated as MGTDAGAGYFQRGNLLWFTVITVSVSYYTWVIFWPQSVPYQSFGPLGLFTKYLVDHYHGLLRHGYWLSWLIHVGESVYALVLCKHKGITDSQAQFLWFLQTFLFGMASLSILLAYRPKHQKHN; from the exons ATGGGGACCGACGCAGGCGCAGGTTACTTCCAGAGGGGCAATCTGCTGTGGTTCACAGTCATCACCGTCTCCGTCAGCTACTACACG TGGGTGATCTTCTGGCCTCAGAGTGTCCCTTATCAGAGCTTTGGACCCCTGGGTCTCTTCACAAAGTACCTGGTGGACCACTATCACGGCCTGCTACGGCATGG GTATTGGCTTTCTTGGCTGATTCATGTGGGAGAGTCCGTGTATGCCTTGGTATTATGCAA GCATAAAGGAATCACAGATAGCCAGGCCCAGTTCCTGTGGTTCCTACAGACTTTCCTCTTTGGAATGGCCTCTCTTTCCATCCTGCTTGCTTACAGACCAAAGCACCAAAAACACAATTAA